One stretch of Lacimicrobium alkaliphilum DNA includes these proteins:
- a CDS encoding MalY/PatB family protein produces MNFDQIVDRKPTFSFKWQKYKGQDVLPMWVADTEFRCAQPILDALTKRIEHGVLGYTLPAQYEPAKQAVADWLSRRYDWQIELDWIVWMPGVVPGFNVACKACCEPGDKVMIQVPNYPPLLAAPQLNQLQRADIPTLEQDGRWMLDFDELEKQAADPATKLFVLCNPMNPVGTVLTEQELARVADICQRNGVTLCSDEIHCDLILDDQASHLPAGKLEALKSNSITLMAASKTFNIAGLGAAFAIIPDARLRRQFNQAAMGIVPWVNVLGLYATEAAFTQCDDWYEAQLDYLRGNRDYLVEQINQIEGLQLISPQATFLAWIDASGLGMDNPQRWFEDRGVGPSPGADFGDKQFVRINFGSPREYLREAINRIKRCD; encoded by the coding sequence ATGAATTTTGACCAGATTGTCGATCGTAAGCCCACCTTCTCTTTCAAGTGGCAGAAGTATAAGGGCCAGGATGTTTTGCCTATGTGGGTGGCGGATACTGAGTTCAGATGTGCTCAGCCTATTCTCGATGCCCTGACTAAACGTATTGAACATGGGGTACTGGGCTATACTCTTCCTGCCCAATACGAACCGGCAAAACAGGCGGTGGCAGATTGGCTAAGCCGACGTTATGACTGGCAAATTGAGCTGGACTGGATAGTGTGGATGCCTGGCGTGGTACCAGGTTTTAATGTGGCCTGTAAGGCATGTTGTGAACCCGGTGATAAAGTGATGATCCAGGTGCCTAACTACCCGCCTTTGTTGGCGGCACCACAATTAAATCAACTGCAGCGAGCGGATATACCGACCCTAGAACAGGACGGACGCTGGATGCTGGACTTTGACGAGCTGGAAAAGCAGGCCGCCGATCCGGCAACTAAGCTGTTTGTATTGTGTAATCCAATGAATCCGGTCGGCACGGTGTTAACTGAGCAGGAGTTAGCCCGTGTTGCAGATATCTGTCAGCGTAATGGGGTCACGCTGTGCAGCGATGAAATTCACTGTGATCTGATTCTTGATGATCAGGCTTCGCACCTTCCTGCCGGCAAACTCGAAGCGCTGAAATCCAACAGCATTACCCTGATGGCGGCCAGTAAAACCTTTAATATTGCCGGGCTTGGTGCGGCCTTTGCGATTATCCCTGATGCCCGCTTGCGTCGTCAGTTCAATCAGGCGGCGATGGGTATTGTGCCCTGGGTCAATGTGCTTGGGTTGTATGCTACTGAAGCCGCCTTTACCCAATGTGATGACTGGTATGAGGCGCAGCTGGATTATTTGCGTGGCAACAGAGATTATCTGGTCGAGCAAATCAACCAAATTGAGGGGTTGCAGCTGATTTCTCCCCAGGCGACGTTTTTAGCCTGGATCGATGCCAGTGGCCTGGGGATGGATAATCCACAGCGATGGTTCGAAGACCGGGGAGTCGGTCCTTCACCCGGAGCAGATTTTGGTGATAAACAGTTTGTGCGGATAAATTTCGGCAGTCCCCGTGAATATTTACGCGAGGCCATTAACCGTATAAAGCGGTGTGACTGA
- a CDS encoding tetratricopeptide repeat protein: MIRTLFGACLLAVAAVPALAQQSELKAVQIYSQDELIAMINENTHLDRVVMDDCQLVQDIEARATTLKLPAYQFLWGDMLAWGVCLKADPERGIHYMHEAAEQGLPAAMEQLGRYYAVGRLVQQDIDRAIVFLREAGSLGNLKAQLRLAELFIEGHGSPYDYEDTYHWLYNAITDDKAVHQQIARCLQELEKLMHPKVVRKARRPLNS, encoded by the coding sequence ATGATTAGAACGTTGTTTGGTGCATGTTTACTGGCTGTGGCAGCCGTGCCTGCACTTGCCCAGCAAAGCGAACTCAAAGCCGTACAGATCTATTCTCAGGATGAGTTAATCGCCATGATTAATGAAAATACCCATCTCGATCGGGTGGTGATGGATGATTGCCAGCTAGTGCAGGATATCGAAGCGCGGGCGACAACGCTGAAACTGCCTGCTTATCAGTTTCTGTGGGGAGATATGCTGGCCTGGGGAGTGTGTCTTAAAGCCGACCCGGAACGGGGGATACACTATATGCATGAGGCTGCCGAGCAAGGCCTGCCTGCCGCAATGGAACAATTAGGCCGCTACTATGCCGTGGGCCGGTTGGTGCAGCAGGATATCGACAGGGCTATCGTTTTCTTAAGAGAAGCCGGTAGTCTGGGTAATCTCAAAGCGCAGTTACGGTTGGCTGAATTGTTTATCGAGGGCCATGGCAGCCCCTATGACTATGAAGATACCTACCACTGGCTATATAACGCGATTACTGACGACAAAGCCGTGCACCAGCAAATTGCCCGTTGTCTGCAGGAACTTGAAAAGCTGATGCATCCCAAGGTGGTGCGCAAGGCCCGTCGTCCGCTTAATTCCTGA
- a CDS encoding YgaP family membrane protein: protein MMQDKDNVGVWDTLIRSVLSCILLAVAVEGIFPAAVSIVLVVVGLALWTTASTGICWLYKLFGIDTYHHAR from the coding sequence ATGATGCAAGATAAAGACAATGTGGGTGTCTGGGATACCTTAATCCGCTCAGTGCTGTCATGCATTTTACTGGCAGTGGCAGTGGAAGGTATATTTCCTGCCGCAGTCAGTATTGTTCTGGTTGTTGTCGGCCTGGCGCTCTGGACTACCGCATCAACCGGTATTTGCTGGTTGTACAAGTTGTTCGGCATAGATACCTATCACCATGCCCGATAA